The genomic DNA tatgtctggcttctttcgctcAATATTATATTTATGAGATCATTCTGTTTCTTGCACTTTTCCATCCTTGCTTTATGcctgttcctttttttctaccCAGTTTTAGCATCTTTGGAGAATTCAAGTAGCTTAAAGGCAACTAGTAGCAATGATTTCGCATTTTAGGATGAAACAGATGGCAGTCTGAAAGTGTTTTTTGCGTAAGTAGAACCTAACAATTACTGATTGCTATACGGTGCTGTAGtttagaaacagaacaaatatcCTTACAGTGTAGGGCTTCCTTATTATATTCAACTAAAAAGGCTGTGACTGCCACGCCCAGATTTTCACAAATTAAAATCCAAAGGTGAGTCTACTAACAAATCAGCAAGCCCTTCCGGCTGAAGTATAACCCTTGGAAGAGCCAGTGTATGTGCATTTGCCTGTGCATTTGCTTCATCCAAGGAAAATCCACACTACACTCACCAATGTGGTTTGTACTACAGGAAGAAGGGTTTGATTACATTACACAAATACATAAAGTAGTTtcaggcttatttatttatttattttttggtcaaaAATATCTtgtactgggaattccctggcggtccagtggctagggctccgcacttccactgcagggggcacgggttcgatccctggtcaggaaactaagattctgcatcccaattttaaaaattaaatttttaaatattttttttaattaagaaaaaaatcttgtacTTCCAATCTGTCAAGTTCACAATAAGGACTGAGAACATTGCTTCAGCTGAAGAATCCATAGCTGAATAGAATTACATCATTTAGGCtagggattctttttttaaaatttatttattttccttatgttttttggctgcgttgggtcttagttgtggcacacgggatctttgttgaggcatgagggatctttttgttacggtgcacaggcttctctctagttgtggcatacaggctccagggcacatgggttctgtagtttgcggcacgcgggctctctcattgaggcacgcgagctcagtagttgtggctcacgggcttagctgccccacagcatgtgggatcttagttccccgaccagggattgaacccgcgtcccctgcattggaaggcagattctttaccactggaccaccagggaaatacCTAGGTAAGGGATTCTTAACCTGGGGTCCCTGGATAGGCTTTCGGGGAGTCTTCCAAATCCTCAAATACATAGGTTTCATCAGATCATACTTCCTTAAATGGCAGTGTATGGTAGGCTAGTGATTCATATCAGTCTGAAATTATTTGCTTGGCCTTCTTGCTTATTTGACAGCATTTGTGAGAAACATTATCAATAGACTCAGCTCGACTATTCCCAGATTAACCTTTGAAACTTCTTAAAACAATTCAAAGATCTCAGAGTGGTTCCAGACATTTGGCTGACAACAAAGGATAAGTACCTGCCAGCAGGTATGGGGAGACTTTCGTTCCAGGATGTACTGAGTTAAGGGTGAAGGTTCAAGTTCATATTTGTCAAAGGGAAGTTTGTCTATTACCATTGGCTCACAATCTACACAGGAGAACCTCACAACAGGATGAGATGTTCGTGGAGGCTAAAAAACAAGAGGGGAAAATATAATCCATTATCAAGAGAGTTTACATTTCTGATAATTCTGCAACCCTTTTATGTTTTGTTAAACCATCGCTGAGATACAGACTACTGTTTTGAGAAAGATGAATTGAGAAAGGTAAATTATAACACTCATAACTACGGTTTCAgggatgtaaaaaataaaactgctttgaATATTAAGAACTCTGAAATTCAGATCCACTTTTGCAACCTCCAAGGACTACCTGCCCTTCACTCCTTTGTACTATGAGGTTTCAGACAGGCCAGACACCGCTAGGAAAGAAGAAATCCATGAAGTTTTCTAATGCGGTAATGACAGAGTTGGAGCCACTAACAAGCAAGGTGAACAACTGTAAAGGCATGGAAAAGGCAAGATAGAGACTGAAAAGGAGCCCGTCACAACTCCAGAGCCTGGTTGAAATTTTCTTTGCAGCTgaatttttataacatttctcACACCCACACACTTCCTTGAACAGCTAGAGCTGGGGATGCTTTTGGCTGGgctgaaaggcccgtgtacctgGGGTACCAGAGCAGATTGATGGAGCAGCCATGTTATTAATGGCTTTAGCTTGTGGAGATGGAGAGCACCAGAGAGAGAAATGGTGGCAGCAAGGGCgaatggagagaaaaagatttAGGACAAGTTCCAGGGTCAAGAGTGAGATGTAGCTCTACCTACTCTTGCTGAGAGATCTGTAAGGCTGATGTGAATACGACAAAACACCTGTTTCCttcataaaagggaaaaacatgcTCATTTGGCTTTATGATTTACAAACCTACAAGATGTTTTGGAAGCTGAGAAAAATAGCCTTCCAATGTGCTTTTAAAGCTGAAGCTACGAGCTATGTGTGAGTTTCCTAAAATTCCttctttctggtttttaaaaagttttttattttaatcaaactTGCAAAATATATCTGGCTTATTAGATTTAAATCTATGAAAAAACAtgagtggggacttccctagtggcacagtcgttaagaatctgcctgccagtgcaggcgacatgggttggagccctggtccgggaagatcccacatgctgtggagcaactaagtccgtgcaccacaactactgagcctgcactctagagcccacgagccacaactactgagcccacgtgccacaactactgagcctgcgcacctagagcccgtgctccgcaacaagagaagccaccgcaatgagaaggccacgcaccacaatgaagagtagcccccgctcgctgcaactagagaaaggccgcgcgcagcaatgaagacccaacgcagccaaaaataaaataaattaattttaaaaaatagaacttcataaaaaaaaagacatgagtgAAACCCTGTCACCAGCAATAATGAAGCAAATTTGTAACGAAAACATTCAGTCTGGGGTTTGAAGGGGCTGAGAGTAACTGGGCCCTGAGGTTTGACAAGCGTGCCACCTTGGTGCCCCAAGGGACAGGATTAGGAGACAGAGCCTCACCCACGGCAGGGGCTGAAGATGGCTCTTCAGTCGTACATTCAGGCCTTTTGTGGCCACCTTTGAAAAAAATGCAGGAGCCTCAAAATAGCAATCCAGGAGAAACTGCAGTTCATGTCAGAAATGTCTAAAACCTAGATAGACTATAGATTAGCTGAACCAAGAAGGTGCTGGAAGAGCAGTGACCTTTTTGTGCCCCCTCCGTCCCTCAAGGATTACTCTGGCCTTTTTATATTGGCTGCGGGGAGGGAGGACGATGAAAGGGAGAGTGGGTTTCATATGGTTTCCCTTATTACTAGATACCGCGCCTTTCCCCCTCCCAAGCCAATACTCCCAAGTGGTGCTAGGAGCCACTACAATATCAAACCCTCTTCCACCAAATACAGTGAACAAAAAGATAAACCCTTGCTTagagatcatttaaaaaatattgcttaaTTACCCATTGTTGAAAGGTGCATTGCCAAGGAACTCAAGTCCACTGATTACAAAAACCTGAGAAGTAGGCCCACAAAGTCCCACTACATGTCTAATGGCTCCCTCGGAGGAAGTAGAATGACCTCTGCTTTGAATATGTTTCTAGAACCTATACAAGGTGCAAACTAAGTTCTAATTTCCAGGGGATGTACATGAAAACCAATGCCTGCCCTTTTTAGGGATTGTGTTTACCATGTAAATCAAGTCAGCGGCTCTGGCCCTGAAATAAAAACCAAGTCACAGATTGCAACAGCATCacaaataacaatattttaacaTCTGAAGAGGGCAGGTCAGGTGGCAAAGGCAACTGAAATAAAGAATGccagaacagaaaggaggtgctcTCTTGCTTTTAGGTACAAGCTAGACTTTCcagtaagaaatagaaagcaCAACTTAAAAGCTTCCAAGCTATTTTAAAAGGTTCTCTGCAATCAACTAATTGAAAATCCAGAATGatgtttacctttttgttttatgaCACTTACTAGTGAAGGTAAATTCTGATCTGGCCAAAAAGATTCTGGAATTGGCCAATGTCCAACAGGAACACCAGTCTTAGAGTTAGGTCGCACATAAATGAGCTTATGACAGCTATGCCATGGTTGAGCAGCAAATGAATTGCTTGGCCTGGATGAATCCATAAGTCCATCTAAAAGTTAAACAAAAGACAGACTAAGGCATGAATTTCCTTTCACAGCCTCTGATCTTCTTGTACAGATTTTTCAGTTAAAAGCAaagtacaaaacaaaaccaaaacagtgaTTCATGAAAGATGGAAGTAAAAAGTGACTCTACTAGGATTTCTGAATGTTCTCTCTAGCAACTCTTTTCATCATCTAATCCATCCCCTCTAATCCAACATCCTGCCCCCCCAGTTCCTTAATTACAACCAAAATATGTAGTTATATGGAAAACTGTTACAAAGTTAGTTTAAATTTTCTGAGATTTGGACACATAAATTAAACACACTAAACCACAACagttatttttccaaattaggcaaatgaaatttttcattccctggtatagttttacatttttgaatCTGACAAAATAGGTCATAaattctatttagattttctatttccaacagatgaaaaaaagtattctttaCTAAACAGTTAGACCCAATGACCACAAAGGCAAATTCACCAAAAGGTAGAAGGAATGCTGACAACCAATCTATGTATATAGTTGGGGAGGGAACACAAAGCAAATGCATCACGTTTATGTGGACTAATTCATTATAGTTTGCCCATCCCATCATTAAAATCCCATGGAAACTGGGCATCgtataatgctgaataatatatcctgaatgcattttaattatttgaactAGCATATTTCATTTGCCCCCAGAAAACAGGGCAAGACAGAGCTACATAACCTTTAATGGGATGATTTATTAGTCTAAATTATATTTGTAAAAGATATGTGTTAGTGATTTgagtctcatttttttcttcaatatcaTTTGATTTACTTAAGCATTACTTTAAACAAGTAATTACTTTAGAGCAGGGGATTTACTGCGGCCCATGGAGCTCTAGAGAATACATGTAGTGCTTCAGGGGACCAAGACACCCCCTCTAAAGTTGAGATCACAATTCTGGGGATGTGCATTTTTCTGAGGAGAAAGTTCTTAGCTTTCATCAGAATCTCAAAGGTTAAGAACCCTGGACAAAGGGGAAATGGAGCAAGAAAGAATGTCTGAGCTATTTACGTGACACCATCTAATTGGTTTTCAGTAGGAAAGTTCCCTGTTCACATGAAGGTAATGAACACAAAATTATAGACCTGAGTGGTCAATCGTTACCAATATAACATGTCCTTCCTTTACAActaatttaattactttaaaatgggCTGTGAAGCCTCAGTCTTCTACAGcaggtgttttgttgttgttgttgttttggttttggttttattgtgttttttttaatttggccacgtggcatgtgggatctaagttccctgaccagggatagaacctgagcccttggcagtgaaagcccggagtcttaaccactgaactgccagggaaatccctacaGCAGGTGTTTTTAAATTGGAGTCCAAGAACCCCTGAAATGAAACacaaaattatgtgtgtgtgtgttgcccaTGTCCATTTTCCTGGGGAGAGGGGTCTCTATTTTTTCTAATAGCTTCTCAAAGGGTTCTGGGGACTAAATAGCAAAAAGGTCAGGAACCACAGGATCCACTGCTTCAGCAAGAAATGTGGGTCTTTCTGCCCCTTTGCACTTACTCCCTTTGCTTCTCCAGGCAGCTACCACTAATTGTGGCCACAGCGATTAAAATGTATGGATCAGATCAGGCAAGCACTGTGGTGATAATGGAGTCTAggtacacatatgtatgtatgtgtgtgtgtgaaccaaCAGGAATGAGGAGTAGCGATGGCCTGGAACAGAGCTCTGAGGAAGCCGTGCAATGGGGTATGATTCCCTTTCCCAATACAAAAGTAGCTCAGCTTTCATATTTTGAGATGTTGAAGTTTCCATAAAATCTCATTTGAAGAGAAAAGGTTCTGCAGTTAAAAAGTGGCCAGGAAAATACTGGTGTAGGCTCTTATAGGATATTAGCAGTTCCTGGCTAAACATTCACAGATCTCATCAAGATAGCTTGGCACGTTTGGCGCTCACAAGACCAAAAGCAGATGGCTGGTTAAATGGCACTCTGTAGTCAATCTCCAGATATTTCATGAATAGAGAAGTGAAGAATTCAGCGTCATCCCAAGACTGGGACCTGGAATATGAAATGGGTAGGGAAAAGGGAGAATTTTCTGAGGAATATTTGACATTGAATTAAAGCTAGAATTTGGCTACCTGAAATGTATCCACAGGCAATGAATGAATGGTAGTTGTTTGGATGGATGTTTGTAACCACTTGATTGTGTGTGGCTAGTGAAGACCGCATCTACTGTGATTAGTTCAATGTTTTCTCAATTTCAGATCACTCTCCTATAATAACactttaaggttaaaaaaaaaaaaaggttatctaCCGTACCTTCTCCAATAGGAAGTGGATCTGGTCCCGTTTTTTCAAAGTTAATAACTACACCACTCTGAACTTTTTGAACTAAAGATTCTAAACATTGATTCAACATTCTCTGTGTTCTAACACAGTAGGAGCGACCTATaccagaaggaaaaacaaatagtACAAGTTTGATCAAATAAAACACTACTTAACTATACAAGCATCTGAAATCCTAAAATACAACTTGAAATAATCAAAAGTACACTGGCAGCAGACATCACACTAATGATGAGCTTAAGCAGCAGAGTTGAAAGATTcggaaggaaaagaagtaaagactGGATGTGGCATTTAAGAAAAATGGTACTCTGCTGCCCTGaatttttcctttagaaatagTAAATATTGCCAATACCTCCTGTGACTTCACACATCTGTGTAATGGCAGATTCATCAGTTGGTACACTCCCTAGCTGCTCTGGTTCAGTAGAAGCCAATCCAGGCAAACGCAACACCAGGGCAAATAACCTTTGATCCCAACGAAAAGGTTCTTTGGTTAGTTCACTTCCAGGCAGAGGAGAATTCAAAGGCAGATGAAGCTGATAAGGCAAAATTGGAAAAGTTTCATCATAACAACCCATACAAAAATGAATCAGTTCAAGGGTTATGGAGTTCACTTTTCTTTGATGTCCTCAATAAAATGAGGCAATCTTTCAAGGATTACCAAGATGGAACGTTTGCTCAAACTTATTCTTAACTGAAATAGCTGCATGTTCTCtgccatttaaatgaaatttgaaaaaaagaaatctcacctCTTCTTGAACACCAGCAGTACTTGTTAACTTGTTTCCATCTGTGATGGTAATTAAAATAGATGGTTCTAAAAAAAATGGATTTCTCccctaaaatacattttaaaagtattagaGCTGTGTAAAGTAATAGCATTGTATTTCAACTTTTACATTTGCCTCCATTGTATTTCAACTTTTACATTTGCCTCGCCTGTGATCTTTCAAGTGTGTGATAAAATTTGCCTGgataaataagaaggaaaagattAGGGACTGAAGTGGGTGGGAATCAAAATAACAATCCCTGCAGAGGTAACATTCAGAATAAACTGAGGAATTCTTATAATTCAGGAACTCCCCAAACTATAACATCCAAatccccctctccctctgctttccaagtaatcataaaagaaagatattaaaGGGATTATACTGGCAGCATCCTCCATACCCGGGTATCATTCAGAATCCTGACTTATGCTCTGCAACCTGGCCAGTGACTGGTTATTGTGAGCAGAGTTTTTACAGTGGGAAAGTGTAATGATAACATCAGCAAATGCTATTCTGCCTTCCTCTTATACTAGAGCTTTTTCGTTGAATTGAGAGGGACGAGGGACTTAAGGACTCTGAAAGTTTCTCTTCAATTGTCTTGTTCCAATATTCTCAGCAATGTATTCATCCCATGATAGCTGATGATCTGATGTGTaggcaattttaaatattttgtggtcAAGCCACATAAAAGACTCCCCCGAAACGATTTTTGTTAAAGTATGTatttaaaagatacatggaccTCCTTTTGGACGTTataaaaaagagcagaaaactTGGTAGCCATGCCCGATTTTAAATTCTTACCCCAAGTCACCAAAATAAATTAGCTGTACtcactcaaattattttttacctGTCCATAGTTGTCTATTCCAGATATTAATCTATTGAGATTTAACAAATCAAATGAGGATCTTAGAGCCTGACCAAGAGTAGTCAGTCCAGAAGCCTGAAGATTTTTTAGTTCACTCATGAATGTTGCGTGATTTTCCTTCCAACCAGCCTGCAAACCAAACATTTACAAAGAAATTCCCAATTATACAATGAACAATATATAAAGTGCAAACAACCACCAAATAGCAAGTATCAAACCTCTAACaagttaataattctttaatcTACTTCTATTCTATATCTCGACTGATCAAGTGGAACACAAGCAGGCCATTAGTTTCAGAAAGATCTGCCAGCCTTAATGATCAAGAGCAAAGATGCAAACAATGCATTCAGTCCATTATCGCTGGAGGACTTTGGCTCAAGAAGCCTAATTTGCTATTCAGGCTCAATCAAACCTACCAAAACACCTCAGTATTTACCTTAGTTTGACACTGAGGATGAGCACAGAGCatggggcagaggaaggagtaattttttaaattcatcgTCCTTGATAGAGACAATTAGCTATTGAGTGTCTGATTTACATGAACTTTTCTAACCAAGAGTTTTTTCTCCCAAACAATATTTTCACTTTAAACAAGAGTATAGGTGGAATTATAGGAATGGAGCCACAACTATGTGGAGACAATCCTTCTGGCATCTTTAAACATTCAGAAAGGCGCAATTCTAGaatagaggagaaagaaaagaaacaaaaagttttGACAAAGAAGCAGCATCGCCTAGGCACCCCCAGCAGCTATgaacagcagcaaagacccaaggtCAACAGCCAACATGCTCTGATTGAATCATTTGTAGAACAGAAGGAAAGGACCACGTTGACTAGTCAGCAATGTGGCTATAAAGACAAAGCAGCACAAAACGCCAAGAAGAGAAGCCAAAAGAAGATGGCAGCTAACAGTAGGTCACAGAGGAATAGGCCAGCAAAGGAGACAGTAGACAGCACAGCCTGGCAACTTTGTGGGACAAACAGGCACCTGAGTCTTGGTAGCCCTGTGGGCAGTAGTGTAATATGCTGAAGGTTCAAGTCATGCCAACCAGACCAGTAGAGCTGGAGGTGGAAAGCTAGCGCAAATAATGCAGAGCTAAACGAAATGACTGAAGTTTCATGTTCAGCTAAAGACCATTATCCACACAACTATAGCAAACACTATCTTTTCTAGTTTCATAGCCTCCTAAAGCAATCTGGGTCAGAGTGACTGAAAGGCAGAAAAGGGGCCCATTGCCTGTACCCTACTATGAAGCATAtgcatgaccttgagcaaacCTGTCGGCTCTTAGGACCTAAGTTTCATTATCTGAAAATGAAGAGGATTAGATAAACAGGGATACCGTGTAAGGCTGTGCATGTTACAACCCTGGAGAGCCATTCACATTGTGACCCATGAGAATGGAGCCCCCCAGGCTTGAACAGTACGCAACCTCCATAACCATATAAGGTGAAGGTGATAAGATCCTTTCTAGTCCAACAGTCTGGATTctgtgaaattaaaaatgtgcttttagggacttccctggtggc from Lagenorhynchus albirostris chromosome X, mLagAlb1.1, whole genome shotgun sequence includes the following:
- the LOC132513047 gene encoding integrator complex subunit 6-like, translating into MNQRTDLGTSYLDIAKGAVELFLKLRARDPASRGDRYMLVTYDEPPYCIKAGWKENHATFMSELKNLQASGLTTLGQALRSSFDLLNLNRLISGIDNYGQGRNPFFLEPSILITITDGNKLTSTAGVQEELHLPLNSPLPGSELTKEPFRWDQRLFALVLRLPGLASTEPEQLGSVPTDESAITQMCEVTGGRSYCVRTQRMLNQCLESLVQKVQSGVVINFEKTGPDPLPIGEDGLMDSSRPSNSFAAQPWHSCHKLIYVRPNSKTGVPVGHWPIPESFWPDQNLPSLPPRTSHPVVRFSCVDCEPMVIDKLPFDKYELEPSPLTQYILERKSPHTCWQVFVTSSGKYNELGYPFGYLKASTTLTCVNLFVMPYNYPVLLPLLVVTEVYH